One Helianthus annuus cultivar XRQ/B chromosome 7, HanXRQr2.0-SUNRISE, whole genome shotgun sequence genomic region harbors:
- the LOC110868951 gene encoding myosin-6-like encodes MLYRTYILGEANARAANHQIVREWRTMVRERADWEAYRERMLKRIAEFEKSKTAFGEERAKFEADKKAEEWGREGLQKKLHNVEEQLAKEKAEFKRICAQDNDRAYALRQKIVDLEAKVADLTSKVEEAQGERAAKQQMEVELTEAKVQLSNKDKDLHAKDVEIAELKRRLNEQIDRCESLEIDLEAEKVKAADAEEARAVSTAALNVAQTNYSETQGIVDTLVSEAEWMRTRGVVLVSAFDLCFFLLRVLSLMLFVCCEGCQLHLECERARPRRSGSDRCGACGGSSGRLPGVCRSR; translated from the exons ATGTTGTATCGTACTTATATTCTTGGTGAGGCCAACGCTCGTGCTGCCAACCATCAAATAGTTCGCGAATGGCGAACGATGGTTAGGGAGCGCGCCGACTGGGAGGCTTATCGCGAGCGTATGCTGAAACGTATTGCTGAATTCGAAAAGTCGAAAACCGCGTTTGGTGAGGAGAgagccaagtttgaggctgacAAGAAGGCTGAAGAGTGGGGCCGCGAGGGGCTGCAGAAAAAACTCCACAATGTTGAggagcaactggccaaggagaaggccgagtttaAGCGTATATGCGCCCAAGACAACGATCGTGCTTATGCGCTACGACAGAAGATCGTTGATCTTGAGGCTAAAGTTGCGGACTTGACCTCAAAGGTGGAGGAAGCGCAGGGTGAAAGAgctgccaagcagcagatggag GTTGAGCTGACTGAAGCCAAGGTGCAATTGTCCAACAAGGACAAGGATCTCCACGCCAAGGACGTTGAGATTGCGGAACTCAAACGTCGCTTGAATGAGCAAATCGACAGATGCGAGTCTTTGGAGATTGACCTTGAGGCTGAGAAGGTCAAGGCTGCTGATgctgaggaggcgcgtgctgtCAGCACTGCTGCGCTTAATGTGGCCCAGACAAACTACTCCGAGACCCAAGGCATCGTTGATACGCTTGTCTCGGAGGCTGAATGGATGCGCACTCGAGGAGTAGTGCTGGTAAGTGCCTTTGACTTATGCTTTTTCTTGTTGAGAGTTTTATCTTTAATGCTTTTTGTTTGTTgtgaaggttgccaactccatctTGAATGCGAGCGAGCTAGACCGCGCCGTAGCGGCTCTGACAGATGCGGCGCGTGCGGTGGGTCATCGGGGAGGCTACCTGGAGTGTGCCGATCACGTTGA